From Halobacteriovoraceae bacterium, one genomic window encodes:
- a CDS encoding YihY/virulence factor BrkB family protein produces the protein MIKNILQNKYVQLIWMSIRLFGRKKGGTLAASSTFYFILTIVPLILVTIRGVGILVGKTDFIQIKLFEILSDFFPMATTDLLEKVKTIITAPLSTGNNTIINLFLLSITAVSFFNSVWNGLYLMTNDKSHTSFFKHLKGIVILLGTILLLVVMYIIPVILNFVFNLFQDVRIVNFILDYLPSLHDPMVYIFEFNFDSLMYSPIVKFIIFSTYFTYLYKWFFSWNISTKSAFFGAFFFIVSIFLSKNLFWIYFKYVRNGLIENYGDYYTFIVGLMWIFVSMALFFFGATICQVLGVKLKGDINNIGSKKSLPNL, from the coding sequence GTGATAAAAAATATACTTCAAAATAAATATGTTCAACTAATATGGATGTCAATTCGGCTTTTTGGACGTAAAAAGGGTGGCACATTAGCAGCTTCCTCAACATTTTATTTCATTCTGACAATCGTCCCCTTAATTCTTGTGACAATTCGTGGAGTTGGTATATTGGTTGGTAAAACAGACTTTATACAAATAAAGCTTTTTGAAATCCTTTCAGATTTTTTTCCAATGGCCACAACTGATCTTCTTGAAAAAGTTAAAACTATTATTACTGCTCCACTATCAACAGGCAATAATACGATTATAAATCTTTTTTTACTTTCGATAACGGCCGTTTCATTTTTTAACTCTGTTTGGAATGGTCTTTATTTAATGACAAATGATAAATCACATACAAGTTTTTTTAAACATCTGAAAGGCATTGTGATACTCTTAGGTACTATCCTTTTGCTAGTCGTCATGTATATTATTCCTGTAATATTAAATTTCGTTTTTAATCTTTTCCAAGACGTAAGAATTGTAAATTTTATACTAGATTATCTTCCATCTCTCCACGACCCCATGGTATACATCTTTGAATTTAATTTTGATTCACTTATGTATTCGCCCATTGTGAAGTTTATCATTTTTAGTACTTATTTTACCTATCTCTATAAGTGGTTTTTTAGTTGGAATATATCTACAAAATCAGCTTTTTTTGGAGCCTTTTTTTTTATTGTCAGCATCTTCTTATCAAAAAACCTTTTTTGGATTTATTTTAAATATGTACGGAATGGATTAATCGAAAATTATGGGGATTACTATACATTTATAGTCGGTTTGATGTGGATATTTGTTTCTATGGCACTTTTCTTTTTTGGTGCAACTATTTGCCAAGTTTTAGGAGTAAAACTAAAAGGTGATATCAACAATATTGGTTCCAAGAAGTCATTGCCAAATTTATAA
- a CDS encoding AarF/ABC1/UbiB kinase family protein — MNFLKEKALNIISNYFGQEKGIFLKIAQMAGTSSESMEEYKNLSLGTELKAIPLSEIKNYIEQSLKHCIDDLFLSFDEAKWVASLGQVHLCKFKNDTGIYAAKVLYPKINEKINEQIRLLGFIGHIGANTKLKKWGFDVHEYIAEMTNSLDIETNYTIEKNNIKKFNELNSHRDIIFPNVHEFSTDKVLITTYCEGISLDIFQVKATHKQKEEFSRKLLTAYLQQFFLDGFFQGDTHKGNFYVKDSTPIFFDFGHFLTLNKERKNSFNKMIVEILKGNLNLDLNEYSKIGFDPVKLSYIQEYLPVIISSIFMPFLLDEVFDLHNWEISKEINKNLDNKKWWFRSSGNAFVFQLIRSLMGLFTILKDYGAPLNYRKVLIKALSLEKKSLIESSLYQINTLPEEFNLKIQISKNNKKIVDLTFPYRAVSNLEDFIDFELNEKLIARNIDISKIKKEILNEEPQEKILFQLEEGEKNFKVFISRH, encoded by the coding sequence ATGAACTTTTTAAAAGAAAAAGCATTAAATATTATTTCAAATTATTTTGGTCAAGAAAAAGGGATTTTTCTAAAAATTGCACAAATGGCAGGAACTTCTAGTGAATCCATGGAGGAATATAAGAATTTGTCGTTGGGAACTGAGTTAAAAGCGATTCCTCTTAGCGAAATAAAAAATTATATTGAACAATCTTTAAAACATTGTATTGATGATCTCTTTTTGAGTTTTGATGAAGCAAAATGGGTAGCATCTTTAGGGCAAGTTCATCTGTGTAAATTCAAAAATGATACTGGGATTTATGCCGCTAAAGTTCTCTATCCTAAAATTAATGAAAAGATAAATGAACAGATTCGACTACTCGGATTTATCGGTCATATTGGTGCCAATACAAAATTAAAGAAATGGGGATTTGATGTTCATGAGTATATTGCTGAAATGACAAATAGTTTGGACATTGAAACTAACTACACAATTGAAAAAAATAATATTAAAAAATTTAATGAACTGAATTCACATCGAGATATTATTTTTCCAAATGTTCATGAGTTTTCAACAGATAAGGTTCTCATTACAACATACTGTGAAGGGATTTCATTAGATATTTTTCAAGTAAAAGCAACTCATAAACAAAAAGAAGAATTTTCTCGTAAATTATTGACCGCATATTTACAACAATTTTTCTTAGATGGTTTTTTTCAAGGAGATACTCATAAAGGGAATTTTTATGTCAAAGATTCTACTCCAATATTTTTTGATTTCGGACATTTTTTAACTTTAAATAAAGAAAGAAAAAATTCATTTAATAAAATGATTGTAGAAATTCTTAAGGGGAATTTAAATCTAGACTTAAATGAATATTCAAAAATAGGATTTGACCCTGTAAAATTGAGTTATATTCAAGAGTATTTACCAGTCATAATAAGTTCAATCTTTATGCCATTTTTACTAGATGAAGTTTTTGACCTTCACAATTGGGAAATTTCAAAAGAGATTAACAAAAATCTAGATAACAAAAAATGGTGGTTCCGTTCAAGTGGAAATGCATTTGTATTTCAACTTATCCGTTCTCTTATGGGGCTATTCACCATCTTAAAGGATTATGGTGCCCCATTAAACTATAGAAAAGTTTTAATTAAAGCACTGTCATTAGAAAAAAAATCATTGATTGAAAGTAGCTTGTATCAAATTAATACTCTTCCTGAAGAATTTAATTTAAAAATTCAAATATCTAAAAATAACAAAAAAATAGTTGACCTAACATTTCCATATAGAGCGGTTTCAAACCTAGAAGATTTTATAGATTTTGAACTAAATGAAAAATTGATTGCTAGAAATATTGACATTTCTAAAATAAAAAAAGAAATCTTAAATGAAGAACCTCAAGAAAAAATTCTCTTTCAACTTGAAGAGGGTGAGAAAAATTTCAAAGTTTTTATTTCTCGACATTGA
- a CDS encoding DUF192 domain-containing protein, protein MRNLQVFSIFVLKGLLISMLFSSKFFANTLEGYSKLRLKIQNTTLNIYLAKTPLQHKNGLSNVKRDELERNSGMLFQGQEDRVRQFWMYHTFFPLDIIFLDEKFKIVYIEKKIPNSPPNSNQKVPEARPTYCRHVLEIPSDLDLAKFLTIGMELKFY, encoded by the coding sequence ATGCGCAATTTACAAGTTTTTAGCATATTCGTCTTAAAAGGTCTTTTGATAAGTATGCTTTTTTCATCTAAGTTCTTTGCAAATACACTTGAAGGTTACTCAAAGCTAAGACTCAAAATTCAAAATACGACTCTCAACATTTATTTAGCAAAAACGCCACTTCAACATAAAAATGGTCTATCAAATGTAAAAAGGGATGAGCTTGAAAGAAATTCAGGGATGCTTTTTCAAGGCCAAGAAGATAGAGTGCGTCAATTTTGGATGTACCATACATTTTTCCCACTCGATATTATTTTTTTAGATGAAAAATTCAAGATTGTTTATATAGAAAAGAAAATCCCAAATTCTCCCCCAAACAGTAATCAAAAGGTTCCTGAGGCCAGGCCGACGTATTGTAGACATGTACTAGAGATTCCAAGCGACTTGGACCTTGCAAAATTTTTAACTATAGGGATGGAACTTAAATTTTATTAA
- the pip gene encoding prolyl aminopeptidase yields MSLYPAIEPYNCEFLKVSDIHTVYFEECGNPLGVPVVFLHGGPGGGIQVDYRQYFNPNKYRVILFDQRGCGKSTPFAELRENTTWDLVEDIEKIRKYLKIDKWAVFGGSWGSTLSLTYAITYPDKCLALFLRGIFLLRKKEIDWFYQEGASRIFPDAWEKYLGPIPIDKRNQLLEAYHEILTGNDEDLKLTAAKAWSVWEGSTSKLIPSSKLIEQNGADDFAIAFARIECHYFKNKGFFEDENFIFQNLDKIRHIPAVIVQGRYDVVCPAETAWELHRQWPEAQFVMIDDAGHSLSEKGIQVAMVKATDEFF; encoded by the coding sequence ATGTCTCTGTATCCAGCAATAGAACCTTACAATTGTGAATTTTTAAAAGTAAGTGATATTCACACTGTCTATTTTGAAGAGTGCGGAAATCCGCTTGGAGTTCCAGTGGTATTTTTGCATGGTGGCCCCGGTGGAGGTATACAAGTTGATTATAGACAGTACTTTAATCCAAATAAGTATCGCGTCATACTTTTTGACCAAAGAGGATGTGGAAAAAGCACTCCTTTTGCTGAGTTAAGAGAAAATACCACTTGGGATTTAGTAGAGGATATTGAAAAAATTCGAAAATATCTGAAAATTGATAAATGGGCCGTCTTTGGTGGTAGTTGGGGTTCTACCCTTTCTTTAACTTATGCCATAACTTATCCAGATAAGTGTTTGGCCCTTTTCCTAAGGGGTATTTTTCTTTTGAGAAAAAAAGAGATTGATTGGTTTTATCAAGAGGGAGCTTCTCGTATATTTCCAGATGCTTGGGAAAAATATCTAGGGCCAATTCCAATTGATAAAAGAAATCAATTACTAGAAGCTTATCATGAAATTCTAACTGGCAATGATGAGGATCTCAAGCTCACAGCAGCTAAAGCGTGGTCAGTTTGGGAAGGAAGTACGAGTAAGTTAATACCATCTTCGAAGTTAATAGAACAAAATGGGGCCGATGATTTTGCAATCGCATTTGCGAGAATTGAATGTCATTATTTTAAAAACAAGGGTTTTTTTGAAGATGAGAATTTTATTTTTCAAAATTTGGATAAAATTCGTCATATTCCAGCAGTCATTGTTCAAGGAAGATATGATGTGGTTTGTCCGGCAGAAACTGCCTGGGAGCTTCACAGGCAATGGCCAGAAGCACAATTTGTCATGATAGACGACGCTGGGCATTCACTATCAGAAAAAGGTATTCAGGTTGCTATGGTTAAGGCCACAGATGAATTTTTCTAG
- a CDS encoding Hpt domain-containing protein gives MKYKLLVLLILMPITALGLYLYMAKNLFENDKIAYIFGTSLSSSKMQAHTVENEFKIIGQINRPILVGYSRETKKFDKISMTIFNETKSLNILRLYEENIDGDYKKVGELKKEDFFMDDHIDEVGNIELEFAKIEVGELSVKILSLEKGLFAVFTKFERQNSTPIGVFNVQTSQELVNPFITRSFFSTYLINKHGKVLLGPKDQKLLEKDLANTDIYKRLKGIKTREGTFEEKIKTDNYLVSFTQVNTGNLTVLTLMSKSIALSAVGTLIMKSLLFLIAIVAFSIVIALIASKKLTSTLRELFFATKEIGKGNFDIEVKEKSHDEVGELAKSFNFMGKEISRLLKELKKYSEHLEELVEERTRELNEALSLQKGMMDSLGQGFMMFDEAGTVLPVFSKASEKMFERSPAGEFVGDLLQIPENEKETFKNFCQFIYAETIPFEDIANLAPKKIENSSHRKIFLDYHEMRNQDQKISNVVIVATDKTDEVAAQEEAKKEKAYVEMIVKILSNKGQFSNFLLDTRKTLQEMNNCCLSTKMTNTEKIDALFRGMHTIKGNSGLFSLYDIKNTTHEYENELDKLKAKDDKEQTGFIVNLPEKLKVVEDLFDKFISDHGRVLGLQSWKEFTPTQEIQIEKLKIFLDLLNKVKAPKGVIQRFVDNIYARPCTSLLSHYNDLIQNLAQQLGKKVKPLIINGGETRVIPELYNDLFSSLVHAFRNSIDHGIELPEIRESNGKLEEGQLSLTISKIPDLNGNEELLILLEDDGKGIDPDVIRSLVKNKNPELAQKESDEEIIQHVFDASLSTNEEVTDLSGRGVGMDAIKNITVKMGGTVEVRSKVGKGTINIIRVPLQEKIN, from the coding sequence TTGAAGTATAAGCTCCTAGTACTTCTCATCTTAATGCCAATTACAGCACTTGGACTTTATCTCTATATGGCAAAAAATCTTTTTGAAAATGATAAGATTGCCTATATTTTCGGAACATCTCTTTCTTCTTCCAAAATGCAAGCTCATACAGTTGAGAATGAATTTAAAATTATAGGACAGATAAATCGTCCAATACTTGTAGGTTATTCAAGAGAAACAAAAAAGTTTGATAAGATTTCAATGACAATATTTAATGAGACAAAATCTTTAAATATTCTAAGGTTATATGAAGAAAATATCGATGGTGACTATAAAAAAGTTGGAGAGCTCAAGAAAGAAGACTTTTTTATGGATGACCATATTGATGAAGTTGGAAATATCGAGTTAGAGTTTGCGAAAATTGAAGTTGGTGAGCTGAGCGTCAAAATTCTCTCATTAGAAAAAGGTCTGTTTGCTGTTTTCACCAAATTTGAACGCCAAAATTCTACTCCGATCGGTGTATTTAATGTTCAAACTTCTCAGGAATTAGTTAACCCTTTTATAACTCGCTCGTTTTTCTCTACTTATTTGATAAATAAACATGGAAAAGTTCTTCTTGGCCCTAAGGATCAAAAACTTCTAGAGAAGGATTTAGCTAATACAGATATTTATAAGCGACTTAAAGGTATCAAAACAAGAGAAGGAACTTTTGAAGAAAAGATCAAAACAGATAATTACTTAGTCTCTTTCACTCAAGTTAATACAGGTAATCTCACAGTTTTAACCTTAATGAGTAAATCCATTGCTCTGAGTGCTGTTGGAACTCTTATTATGAAATCTCTCCTTTTTCTGATTGCGATTGTTGCATTTTCAATTGTCATAGCTTTGATTGCTTCTAAGAAATTAACGAGTACACTAAGAGAACTCTTTTTTGCAACCAAAGAAATAGGAAAAGGTAACTTTGATATTGAAGTAAAAGAAAAATCACATGATGAAGTTGGTGAGCTTGCAAAATCTTTTAATTTCATGGGTAAAGAAATATCAAGGTTATTAAAAGAACTCAAAAAATACTCTGAGCACTTGGAAGAGTTGGTTGAAGAAAGGACGAGAGAATTAAATGAGGCCTTAAGTTTACAAAAAGGAATGATGGACTCTTTGGGCCAGGGATTTATGATGTTTGATGAAGCAGGAACAGTATTGCCAGTTTTTTCAAAGGCATCTGAAAAAATGTTTGAACGTTCCCCTGCTGGAGAATTTGTTGGGGATTTGCTTCAGATTCCAGAAAACGAAAAAGAAACATTTAAAAACTTCTGTCAATTTATCTATGCTGAAACGATTCCGTTCGAAGATATTGCCAATTTGGCACCTAAAAAAATTGAAAACTCAAGTCATCGTAAAATTTTTCTCGACTATCATGAAATGAGAAATCAAGATCAAAAAATTTCAAATGTAGTTATCGTCGCTACTGATAAAACTGATGAGGTTGCGGCACAAGAAGAAGCCAAAAAAGAGAAAGCTTACGTTGAGATGATTGTTAAAATATTGAGCAATAAGGGCCAATTTAGTAATTTTTTATTAGACACGAGAAAAACTTTGCAAGAGATGAATAATTGCTGTCTATCAACTAAAATGACTAACACAGAAAAAATTGACGCTCTTTTCAGAGGAATGCACACAATCAAAGGAAATTCTGGTTTGTTCTCACTTTACGATATTAAAAATACAACTCATGAATATGAAAATGAGCTTGATAAGTTAAAAGCAAAAGATGATAAAGAACAGACAGGCTTCATAGTAAATCTTCCTGAAAAATTAAAAGTAGTAGAAGATCTTTTTGATAAGTTTATTTCAGATCACGGACGTGTGCTTGGATTGCAATCTTGGAAAGAGTTCACTCCAACACAAGAAATCCAAATTGAGAAGTTAAAAATATTCTTAGATTTGCTCAATAAAGTAAAAGCACCTAAAGGAGTGATACAGAGGTTTGTCGACAATATTTATGCCAGACCTTGTACTTCCTTATTGTCACACTATAACGATCTTATACAGAATTTAGCACAACAATTAGGAAAAAAGGTTAAACCTCTCATTATAAATGGAGGAGAGACACGTGTTATTCCTGAGCTCTACAATGATCTTTTTTCTTCTCTTGTACATGCTTTTAGGAATTCAATTGATCATGGAATTGAGCTCCCTGAGATAAGAGAGTCAAATGGAAAACTAGAAGAGGGCCAATTGTCTTTAACTATTTCAAAAATTCCTGATCTCAATGGAAATGAAGAACTGCTCATTTTACTAGAGGATGATGGAAAAGGAATTGATCCAGATGTTATCCGAAGCCTAGTTAAAAATAAAAATCCAGAGTTGGCACAGAAAGAAAGTGATGAGGAAATTATACAGCATGTCTTCGATGCTTCCCTATCAACAAATGAAGAGGTAACCGATCTTTCAGGACGTGGAGTTGGAATGGATGCTATTAAAAATATTACAGTAAAAATGGGTGGAACAGTAGAAGTCAGGTCGAAAGTAGGTAAAGGAACTATCAATATTATTCGAGTGCCATTGCAAGAAAAAATAAATTAG
- a CDS encoding insulinase family protein, giving the protein MEQSKDFPDMYTMTLRNGLKVVFYKNTMKPEFYAEILVNSGSKEDPLDATGLAHYLEHLLFKGNRFIGTTNWTEESKHYNKVVELYDQRQKEKDEQKRMEIDKEIDKHSVAAAKYAILNEISEVYKKMGGHGLNASTSKDRTNYFLTLPKNKLEQWAYIESERLKNPVFRLFQWELEIVFEEKNRALDNAFRQMLKASMDEIFQDHPYSNTTLGTSEHLKNPRISKVQEYFDKYYVPNNTSIIITGDLNPSEVENVVNKYFTNWKYKKIPFKQYPKVRPPKSRIYKEIFHQSEPTVFMSYLIPGATDDDAEALTVLDMILDNAQAGLLNLNLNLNQKLKSASSFPFVFKDYGIQFLYGTPKQGQSLEEVEQLLRDQIAKVVTGDFDESLISAIINDFKKKEAQKLEDNETLATPIRNALMYEKDPEYGLKFLDRISKVTKKDVIRVAKKYFLGGYVSVFKKTGQPNIAKFSKPEITPLNFLETQPSEFKKAVDKLPTIEVGPTFISYDKDITIKDLNAKTKIYQVKNPLNNVADIQFIYHYGSHLDRKICTYINALEYANAGTIEPTDFNKRLYSLGLNHSITCDKKYIIVSLSGLEENLGIGLSLLKDLILRPSIDDKKFLFHIEKIIKDRIEMLKEPKFLFSGLEEKILNGEKSDFLRELSNAELKTLTSKDLPAMIAKIKDAKSEILFTGKQSLEEVKKLLIAQYFEQDLTTPTYPEYLPQKYINPKKPIIYALDKKDMKQSHVGILFGSDIVSPDDFVRKRDDQIFTLYFGSGMSSIVFQEIREKRSLGYVAMTYVEEGQNKGEQNLLTGFIGTQSDKTNDAVRAFQELIQNIPWEKDRFDSSLHGMSNQIKTKTISFRELAFNVRNWSQLDYVFDPRQKVYEIINKLSFENFTDFAKKNYQVNNITYYIVGDLQKSNIEELSKNYEVKKLSIKDLFHF; this is encoded by the coding sequence ATGGAACAAAGTAAAGACTTTCCAGATATGTACACAATGACTTTGAGAAATGGATTGAAAGTTGTTTTTTATAAAAACACGATGAAGCCCGAGTTTTATGCTGAAATTCTAGTTAATTCAGGTTCGAAGGAAGATCCATTGGATGCGACTGGTTTGGCCCACTATTTAGAGCATTTGTTGTTTAAAGGGAACAGGTTTATTGGAACTACAAATTGGACAGAGGAATCTAAACACTACAATAAGGTAGTTGAATTGTATGATCAGAGACAAAAAGAAAAAGATGAACAAAAAAGAATGGAAATTGACAAGGAGATTGATAAACATTCAGTGGCCGCGGCCAAGTATGCAATTCTCAATGAAATATCTGAAGTATACAAAAAAATGGGTGGACATGGTTTAAACGCAAGTACTTCAAAAGATAGAACAAATTATTTTCTCACATTACCTAAAAACAAATTAGAGCAATGGGCCTATATTGAATCAGAGAGGTTGAAAAATCCAGTTTTCCGACTTTTTCAATGGGAGCTTGAAATTGTTTTTGAAGAAAAGAATCGTGCTTTAGACAATGCATTTAGACAAATGTTAAAAGCATCAATGGATGAAATTTTCCAAGATCATCCATATTCTAACACTACACTTGGAACTTCTGAGCATTTAAAAAACCCGAGAATATCTAAGGTTCAAGAATATTTTGATAAGTATTATGTCCCCAATAACACCTCAATTATTATTACGGGAGATTTGAACCCTTCTGAAGTAGAAAATGTAGTAAATAAGTATTTTACTAATTGGAAGTATAAAAAGATCCCTTTCAAACAGTATCCAAAAGTAAGACCTCCAAAATCTCGAATTTATAAGGAAATTTTTCACCAATCAGAACCTACGGTGTTTATGTCTTATCTCATTCCAGGGGCAACGGACGACGATGCTGAGGCCCTTACAGTTTTAGATATGATTTTAGACAATGCTCAGGCAGGGTTATTGAATTTAAATTTGAATTTAAATCAGAAATTGAAGTCAGCAAGTTCTTTTCCTTTTGTCTTTAAGGATTATGGTATCCAATTTTTATATGGAACACCTAAACAGGGTCAAAGTTTAGAAGAAGTAGAGCAATTATTGCGTGATCAAATTGCCAAGGTCGTAACAGGTGATTTTGATGAATCTTTAATCTCAGCGATTATAAATGACTTCAAAAAGAAAGAGGCACAAAAGTTAGAAGACAATGAAACGCTAGCAACTCCTATTAGAAATGCTTTGATGTATGAGAAGGATCCAGAATATGGTTTGAAGTTTCTCGACAGGATTTCAAAAGTGACTAAAAAAGATGTCATTCGAGTAGCAAAAAAGTATTTTCTTGGGGGTTATGTCAGTGTGTTTAAGAAAACGGGACAACCCAATATAGCAAAATTTTCAAAACCTGAAATTACTCCTTTGAATTTTCTTGAAACTCAGCCTTCAGAATTTAAGAAAGCAGTTGATAAGCTCCCAACGATTGAAGTGGGCCCTACATTTATTTCTTATGATAAAGACATAACCATTAAAGATCTCAATGCGAAAACAAAAATATATCAAGTTAAAAATCCTCTAAATAATGTCGCTGATATTCAATTTATTTATCATTATGGTTCTCACCTTGATCGTAAAATTTGCACATATATTAATGCACTTGAATATGCAAATGCAGGGACGATTGAACCAACTGACTTTAACAAAAGACTATATTCACTAGGGCTAAATCATTCAATAACCTGTGATAAAAAATATATTATAGTTTCACTTTCGGGATTAGAAGAAAATCTGGGAATAGGACTTTCTCTATTAAAGGACCTTATTCTCAGACCATCAATAGATGATAAAAAATTTCTTTTTCATATCGAGAAAATTATCAAAGATCGAATTGAAATGCTTAAAGAGCCGAAATTTCTTTTCTCTGGTTTAGAAGAAAAAATATTAAATGGTGAAAAATCTGATTTTTTAAGAGAGCTTAGTAATGCAGAGTTGAAGACTCTCACTTCTAAAGATCTACCTGCGATGATTGCAAAAATTAAAGATGCTAAATCAGAAATTCTTTTTACAGGAAAACAAAGTTTGGAAGAAGTAAAAAAACTCTTAATTGCTCAATATTTCGAACAAGACCTGACGACTCCAACCTATCCAGAGTATTTGCCCCAAAAGTATATCAATCCTAAAAAACCCATTATCTACGCTCTAGATAAAAAAGATATGAAACAATCTCATGTCGGAATACTTTTTGGAAGTGACATTGTAAGTCCAGATGATTTTGTTCGCAAAAGAGACGATCAAATTTTTACCCTTTATTTTGGTTCAGGAATGTCCTCGATCGTCTTTCAAGAAATAAGAGAAAAAAGATCTTTAGGATATGTAGCTATGACTTATGTTGAAGAAGGACAGAATAAAGGCGAACAGAATCTTCTGACTGGTTTTATAGGTACTCAATCTGATAAAACAAATGATGCAGTTAGAGCTTTTCAAGAGCTAATTCAAAATATTCCATGGGAAAAAGATCGTTTTGATTCGTCTTTGCACGGGATGAGCAATCAAATTAAAACGAAAACAATTAGTTTTCGTGAATTAGCTTTTAATGTGAGAAACTGGTCACAGCTTGACTATGTTTTTGATCCGAGACAAAAAGTTTATGAGATCATTAATAAATTAAGTTTTGAAAATTTCACTGATTTTGCTAAAAAGAATTACCAGGTTAACAATATCACTTATTATATTGTGGGAGATTTACAAAAATCAAATATAGAGGAACTTTCAAAAAACTATGAAGTAAAAAAATTAAGTATCAAGGATCTCTTTCATTTTTAG
- a CDS encoding response regulator, translating into MMSKQATFLIIDDQHVVRNAVKSQLKEIGFTGEFHTAEDGKLGLEYLQSNKKIDFIICDIVMPNMSGLELLKEVRQIQEYKDTPFLMLTAESEIKIVMDAIVAGASNYLVKPWSLEDLKNKIALCWKKHHGEKK; encoded by the coding sequence ATGATGTCAAAGCAGGCCACTTTTTTAATTATCGATGATCAACATGTTGTAAGAAATGCAGTTAAATCTCAATTGAAGGAAATAGGTTTTACTGGTGAGTTTCATACCGCCGAGGATGGAAAGCTAGGACTTGAGTACTTGCAATCCAATAAAAAAATTGACTTTATAATTTGTGATATTGTTATGCCAAATATGTCCGGCCTTGAATTACTTAAAGAGGTGAGACAAATCCAAGAATATAAGGATACTCCTTTTTTGATGTTAACTGCTGAAAGCGAGATTAAAATCGTAATGGATGCCATAGTTGCAGGCGCTTCTAATTATCTTGTTAAACCTTGGTCTTTAGAAGATCTCAAAAATAAAATTGCGCTATGTTGGAAAAAACATCATGGTGAAAAGAAATAA